Part of the Bubalus bubalis isolate 160015118507 breed Murrah chromosome 9, NDDB_SH_1, whole genome shotgun sequence genome is shown below.
GGGATTCTAGAAGGCTGACtcagtgggatgggggagggggcaggacccAGGTCAGGGCTGAAGGGTATGGTGGTTGCTGCACCTTGCCTGCCCATCCCAAATAGAAAAGTTAGGGCTCTGAGCACAGAGGGGACCCCAAATTCTCCCCCTTCGTGTGTCCGGAGATGGCCTCAGTCTCTCTCATCCCTTGGGCATTTCCTGAACACCTACTCTGTGCTGGGACCCTTGTGTTGGGGACACAAACAACTCAAATAATTTAGGGGATGTGAAACTGTTAGGAAGGAACCTGTCGACTAAAAGATAGTCACAACCTGTAAATAGAGAATTGTTCTATTTGGTAGGAGTGTTAAGGACACCAAGCCCGGGAGCCAACTTCTCAGTAGcgctgagaaaactgctccaaggaggctggAGGGGGAATCAGGCTATAtccaagtttgcaacaaagggagcaagtagtcagaacatcaaagaTTATTGTGAAGTAAGAAAAATcaggtatcaagttaaggaatttagcgcaCTATGTAAAAGATgtaagcctctgggctcactgaaatgcTTTCTTTCCTATGTACCTCAGCCATCTATGGGGCCTGTTTCCTTGTTGGCAGGTGTGGTGAGTGGCTACTTTTTgcatcctcccccaaccccacaccacccagctcctcagcaatcaccatGAGGGAAAGCTGCTGGATCGCAGGGATCTTGTCCCCTTTGGGGAGCCCTCATTTACAGTTAGAAGCCAGAAATTGCTAacggctgtgacatttcttgcccACTGGATTCAGAAGGAAATATATCATTTCACAAACCaaagagggggtgggatgggctgaaccccacagagagagaaaaagagattccTGGGGGCCAGCTGTGAGAACGGCATCCCAGATGGATGGCAGGGCAcatacaaaggccctgaggtgagaaCAAGCTGGTCACGTTTAGGGAACttgtgaaagcgttagttgctcaggcatgtctgactctttataccccatgggctgtagcctgccaggctcctctgtccatgaaattctccaggcaagaatactggagtggtttgccatttcctactccaggggatctttctgacccaaggatcaaacccaggtgtcccgcactGCAGgaagaattctttactgtctgagtcaccagggaagaccatagaGATCATGGAGGCACTAAAGCCAttgagagagggaaaggagggtAGTGAGGGTGGGGCTTCAGAGAGGAGGATAGCAGCTTTGGTTTTGTTGAGAAGGTGCAGGGAAGCCATGAGAGGGTTTAAAGCaaaggagcacaggctctgggctccCGCTGTGGAGGATGGGGGCTCCTTAGGGTAGTGCCAGGTCCAGGGCCCCTTGGCAACTTACCACTGCTTGGCAAAAGTGGGCACTGACCCTGAGCCACAGTCCTGGAAGGGGAAGTGAGGCCACCATCCCCAGTCACCTCCTGGGGCTGGGCCAAGGCCTGGTGTGAATCACTGCTGGCTGGGTCCCGGCTGACACACACTTTGGCCTCAGCTCAGCAAAGTCCTGCCAAAGCCACACAGCCTGGCCCACAGGCCTCTGGCTGGCCTCCCTGGGGAGCCTGCAGGGTTGGGGGGACATCCAAGCAAGAGGCCTTCGGGGATGCTCAGCCTTCCTCTCCAAAGACCCTGTCTTTTCCACACCATGGGTGAGGTTCTGGGCAAAACCAGGGACATGGCAGTTGGACAAAACGTCAGTCTTTTGTTTCAGCAGTCACCAGGATAGCTCCTATCCAGGCCCTAAGAGAGCCAAACACAAATCCAGGGTGACCAAGGCAATAATAGTAGAAGCACAGAGCACCGATGGAGCCCCGTAAGGGCACCTGCAAGCAGAAGCTGAAAGGTGGAGATGAGCTGTGTGGCTGAGGGAAGAAGTGTATCAGGCTAGGcagctgtgcaaaggccctgaggccagaAGGAAAGGCAGTAGTTTGGGTGGGGAGGTGGAGcctggaaagagacacatgcCCAGGGCCAAGTGCAGTCAAAGCCTTTTTTCCAGAAAAGTATCAAGGAGGGGTCAGATCTGTGGTTTCCAAAAACTCCTTCTTGGCACAGGCTAGTAAAAAGACTGGGCTTCCACTGAGCCCCGAGGCTCCTTCGAGGGAGGTCAAAGGCTCCCATGCTGCCATTTAGCAGGAAGGTGTAAGACACACTTGATCCTTTTTTGGTTGTgcagggtcttcgttgcagcatgcaaCTTTTAGTTttcacatgtgggatctagctccgtgaccaggaatccaacctgggtTCCCTGCCCTCTGAGCATGGAGTctttatccactggaccaccagataaGTCCCAAGATATATCTGATCTTTGTCCTTGGTTTTTAGCACACAGCTTCTAAAATTTTGGTGAACTCCGGAGGGATGTGTCTTTTGTATGCTAATAACAAAAGCAGTGGCCCAAAGCACTTAAATAGCTTCAGAATGGGGGCTGTTCTCCAAAAAGACCAAGGCATGATCGTGCTGTGCGAAGTCATTTAGTGCTcttctctttgcaacctcatggaccttagcccactggctcctctgtccatgggattcttcagacaagaataatggaatgggttgccatttcctactaagTTTCAGCCCCCACTTCCCAGACCTCCTGGGAGGGGAGATGGCTGGATTTTGAGTTAATCCCCAAATGCCAGTGATTTCATCCCATTGGTGAACACAGGGGATGCTCAGAAGATGAGGTACCTGGAGAGGGCAGGGaagctccccgcccctcccccataCCTTGCCCTGCGGGTCTCTTCCATGTCCCTGAgttgttttctttataatcaaCTGGAAATAGTCTGTGAGTTGTTTTAGCAAATTACTGAACCTGAGGAATGGGTAGTGGAAACTCTCGGGTTTATAGTCAGTCGTTAAGAAGTACAGGGGGCAGCGAACTTCTTAGCGCTCCAGTAAGGTTAGGAtgctgcacttccactgcagggggcacaggttcaaatcctggttagCATGCTCAGcgaggccaaaaataaataaataggtaaaaaatttttttaattaaaaaataaaggagtaCAGGTTGTAATCTAGGATTGATCAGTATCTGAAGTGGGGCAGTCTTGAACTCTTCACCTATGTGGCCCCTTCTAATTCCAGTAGAGAACTGTAGGATACCCAGTTGGTGTCTGGAGTTGGAGAACTGGTTGGTATGgggagaaataaaacaaacatgcaTTTGATGTCAGAAGTGCTGTGAGTAAAAACATCTCAGGGGGCATCAGCAGATTTTTTAACCTCCCTGGGGTCCCCCCTTCTCTATAGGTTTGGGGCTGCACAGGGTGCACCTCGCCTGACTACTCTTTCTCTACTCTTTGTCTCCTGAGCACTTCCAACTTCTGACCTGAGACACATTACCTGGACACAGGAAACACATCCTTTTTCACAGCATAGGAGGTAAAGGCCAGAGCAGGAAGGGAACGTGGCTGAGGGTTACAGCGGCACGCTGGCATTCAAGCTgggacccaagtctcctgaagaGTGAGGCTCTGCCCCCCAGGCATGGTTCTGCTTGGTCCCCTCTGTGTGGACACCCCAAGCTCAGTTATcagccctcttctctctccaggcCCCTCTCCTGAAACGTCTTCCTGAAGGTTGGACCAAGGAGAGGTCACATGgttaaaaaacaaaccccaaagcaGCTCTCGAAGCCTTAAAAAGTGGGCAGCCAGGGTGACCTGGAGGAAAAATGAACTTGTAAGTGGAGGCCCCTCTCTTTTGATGGCCAAGGGGGACTGTGGGCACAAGGCCTTCCTTCTCTgcatctgtttccttatctgtaaaacaggcaTGATTTGCCCACCTTCCCTAGCAGGGTTGGATACACAACTGGAGTTCAAAACTCACTTGCCCTGTGTCCTTGGCCACCAAAGCTCAAGTCCCTAGGGACCCCAAATTAGGCAGAAGCCCAAGGTCTGGGGTCTTTTGCCCCCACAATAGGAAAGGCCAGAGCAGACAGGGGAAGAGGGGAACCTGGAAGTCAAGGCTCTGGAGATGAGAGGTCCAAGGTCCATACATCCCGGCACAGGCTCCTAAAAAGGCTATGTGACCTCAAGCCAGTCACTCAACCTCCCTGAACCTTAGTTTCTTCAAAACGGGAGAATAGGatgttgggggaggggtgttTCAGAAAGTTCTTGAAAAGTCCTGGATTTCAAGTTAGTGCTCTAACAGGGAGGTCCCACAGAACCTACCCACACCCCAGGCTTGGGGGAAGACAGCCTTTCTTCTGGTCCTGAGATTCAGGTTTCCCATCCAACAAATGATAACACAAGCTTAGATTGAGCACCACCTGTAAGCCAAGACCTGTTCTGTAAACAAACTCTCTGAATCCTCACAACTTTATGGGACAAGTTTAAGATTGCTCTGCCCATCTTAGAGACAAGCAGACAACAGCCCGGAAAGTTCAAGTTTCCGCCTTTCACTCAGTCTCGGGCTGGAGTTGCCTTCCCCGCTTCCCTCCCGCAGTCCCTCCTACGCAAAGGGGACACCCGCGGGCTGGCTATTTCCAAAGGCAGGTTGCAAACCCCAATGTCCCCCACCCAAGCCGACCGGAGTCGGCCCGGCGCCCAGGAGCGCCTAGATGGCGCTCGCTGAGCGCCAGATGTGCAGGCTCTTCCCGGACGCCGAGTCCGGCCTCCTCCGAGCAGAGgcggagggaggagaaggaggcaggagcGGATGGGACCCGGCCAGGCCCCGCCCACCCTGTCAGGCCCCtgcaagagaagaaggaggcgaAGAGCCGAGCTGGCGTTAACGAGACTTTACTGAAAACAACACCGGGCGAACCAAGGATTACAAACAGGAATGTGGACTcgtagcaaaacaaaacaaaaaaacaaacagaggaaAAGGGCGGGAGGAGGGGGTGTCGGAGGGATGGAAGGGAAGGGGAAGCGAGAGcgaggaaaggggaggagggcttttttttttttttttcttcttcccatttccttaaaaaaccaacacaggagaacacacacacacacaaccaacgTTTGTTCCCGAGTAGAAACATAAATAGGGCAGAATCGAACACTCTGTTCTTCTCTCTtccaaagtcaaaaaaaaaaaaaaaaaaaaggtaaaagaaaaaggaagcgcAGGGCTTGAGGCTGCGCCCCCTCGGAGCCTCCTTCGGCGGCGGTGTGTACAAAGGGGCGGCCAGGACGCGCGGGTTTGTGCAACACGGGGTGACCGCGGCCCGGGATAAAGGCAGCGCAAGAGCGGGGCAGGGGAGGTCATGCGCTCACCCCCCCGGGAGCAGGGGGTCCAGCTTGTCGAGTCTGAGGCGCCCTCTCCGAGTCCTGGCACCATGGGGGAGGGGGTCCCCGGGGCCGCGCCCTCTCCGAGTCCGGGGCGCccacgcccccctccccccaacgcGCGAGCCCGCCTCTCTGGGAGGGGGCCGCGCATGCGCCCCGTGCGCGGGCTCAGTACGCGGGCACCTGGTGCTGGGGCAGCAGCTGGCAGCCGCTGTTGACGTGGCTGAGGACCTTCTGCTTGAGCTGCGCCACCTGCTCGCGCAGCAGGCTCGCTGTGGACGCCAGCTCCGTGTTCTGGCTCTTGAGCGTCTTCACTTTTTCCTCGAGGCGCGAGATGCGCTCCAGCTTGCGCTTGCGGCACTTGGAGGCAGCGATGCGGTTGCGCAGCCGCTTGCGCTCTGCCTTAATGCGCTCTTGCGTGTCCATGTCGATGGGCGACAGCGGCGGGCTCTCGCCGAAGCTCGGCACGTCGGGCACCGTCTGCGGTTCATCCTTGAGCGCGGCCAGGCGCGGTGGCCCCAACGTGCCTGGGGGTGGCGGCGGTGGGAAGGGCACAGGCTCCGCGGCGAAGGCGACCGTCGCAGCACCCCCAGCACTCCCGGTGCCGCCCGCGTAGCTGCTCAGGTTCGCGTAGACGGGCGCCTCGGGCGTGGCCGCCGCTGGGGCCAGCTCGCTGGGAGGCGCGGCGCCCGCAGCCGTGCCCGAAGGTCCCCCGGCGGCGGCTGCAGCGGAGGCCGCGCCCGCGCCCAGCTGGTTTTGCTTGTGTAAGTCCTCTAGGGCCTTGACGAAGCCCTCGGCGAACTCCTGCTCCTCGCTGGCCGCCACCTTGGGATAGAGGAACTGCGTGCTCGTCGGCGTGGTGGTAACCAGCCCGTTGGACTGGATGATGAGGCGCTCGAGCTCGGGCGAGGCGAGCTTGAGCAGCCCCAGGTCGGGCGAGGCAAGCAGACCGTCGGGGGGCGCCGTGCCCGGGGCGCCGTCGGTGCGCAAGGGGCCCGGGGGCGGCGCGGCCGCGGGCTTGAGAGCTGCCGCCACCTGTTCGCTCAAGCTCAGCGTCAGCGCGTCCTTCTTCATCATGCTGCCGGCCGCCGCCGTCGGGGGCGCCCCGGGGAACAGACGACCCGGGGACGCGAAGCTGCCACCGCCGCCACTGCTACTGCCGCCGCCGCCCAGGCCGCTCAGCGCTTCATCGCCGTAGAAGGGTGTTTCCATCCTCCGCCTCCCCCGCCGCGCCGGCCCGGGGGGGGAGTGGCCGCGGCCGCCCGGGGGCCCGCGCCCCCCCCGTCCGCTCGGCCCTGCACCCTCCCCGGCTGCGGCCGCTGCGCCCGGCCCTCCGCTGGCGGCGGCTCCTGCGCCGCGCAACCGGTGCGCCCCCTTATAGCCTCGGCCCGGCGCGATGAGCTCACTGTCCCCGCTCGCCATTGGGCACGAGTGACGTCTCTCATTTGCATGATGGGGTGGGGCCAAGTCAATGACGCCCCCCTTATCCCCCACCGACTGCCGTTGTCCGGGTGACGCGCGGTAAACGGCACAACAGCGCGCTGCCTTGTGGGTTGACGTCATGGGGGCGGGCCGAGCTTCAGGCCTGGTCACTCCGCCCCAGGAGTGCCGTGTACGACCAATGCCCCCAGCGCCGCCTCCCGCCAAGGCACGTCCCGGGTGGCGTGATGGGCCCGGCCACCCGGCTCCCGCCCTCCCAGAGGCCCCGCCCCGCGTCCGCGCGTGGGGCCCCGGGCGGGAAGGGGGCGGTGCCGGCCTCCGGAGACCggaggagggggatggggctCCGGATGGATAAATAACTCCCTGGCGCCTCCCGCTTCACTATGCTGTGTCTCCCTTATCGCGCCTCACACTGGACATAGTGCGGGCCTAAGGGAGCTGTGCCCGGCGGCTCGCTGCGGCTGTGGGCCAGGTCTGTTTCCAGCTCACCCCCCACCCCGGTGTGTTTGCCCCAGaaaggctggggaggggagaggaggttcCAGTCAGAAGTTGTTGGAAATGCTTTGATCCTGCTGCTTTTCATAGGGTGGGGTCTAAATCGCAGGAGTCCGATTTCCTGACTTTACAGACGGGAAATTGAGGCTCTGCGAGGTGGAGTGACCTGCCCTCGAGGCCAGAGCGTGACCAAGCCTGAGCTCTTATCCATGCAGTAGAACCCGGGCGTCCATGCCCCGGGCAGCGGCTTACGTTTTTACCTCTGCGTCTGCCAGAGCCTCCTGTGGGTACCCCGGTGGCTCCCGGACTGGGCTGTTAAGTCAGGAATCCCAGATGGTAATTATTACCTGTTAATGACTACTATGATTGTCAGGTCAGGCTTAATGGGCCTCCATAAAGACTGGCTGGGGATGGGAAtatgagggaggtgggaggggccctTCACCACACTGCCAGGAGATCCTTGGGACATCTGGGTCTGACCTACGACCCCTGCACAAAACCCCCCCATGGCTCTCATCACACACTGGATGGGGCCCAGTCCATCACTAGTCGGTGGAGGGCCCATACATTCCTTTGTTCTTTACAGTGACACCCTGTAACCTTTCACTCACCCTCTCTGAGCGTTGTCTTCCCAACTCCTTGCTGCCCTCAGGGCCTGAACAGGTGCTGGCTCCCTTCCCCCAATGCCAACGGCTGATTCTCAGAGAGGCCCCTCCCACTCACCTTGTTTCCATTATACCTGGAACCATCCACAATGCTGCTgctgtcagtcgtgtccgactctgtgtgaccccatagacggcagcccaccaggctcccccgtccctgggattctccaggcaagaacactggagtgggttgccatttacttctccaattcatgaaagtgaaaagtgaaagtcaagtcgctcagtcgtgtttgactcttagcgaccccatggactgcagcctaccaggctcctccattcatgggattttccaggcaagagtactggagttgggtgctactgccttctccgaatgctAGGGTGGACCATAAGTCCCAGCAGGGCAGGCTATCTTGGGCCTGCTGGGTCTCCAGCTCCCTGCATGGGGCCTAGCATCCAATAGCCAGTGTTAAAGAAGAGGGCTGGTGGGATTTCTGTGGCACTTTCTGGCCTCAGTTTGTCTGATTGACCTATGGACATGAACACCTGGTCTTCTGTTTCCCTTCCTCACCTGGCCTTGCCCCTAACTGGGCTGTGGAGCAAGAAGGCCTTGAGGGAGGCTGTCACCATGAGCAAGAGGCCTGGCCTGGCTGGTGGAGAGTTGGGGGTATGGATGTATGTCTGTGTTCCCACAAATGTCTGTTTGTGCCCACATGTGCCTATATGTGTTCATGTATGAACCCAGGTGTGTTCACACACAGGAGTGGATGTCTGTGCTTGTGTGAATCCATGCATATGTATAcccatgtgtatgtatgtatgtgtatatctgtATGTGTTTCCAGGCATGTGGGTTTCTGTAGCCTCCAGTCATGTCCTCTTGGGTCCCAGTAcggccaagttcagttcagttcagttgctcagtcgtgtccaactctttgcgagaccccatgaatcgcagcacgccaggcctccctgtccatcaccaactcccagagttcactcagactcacgtccatcgagtcagtgatgccatccagccatctcatccgctgtcgtccccttctcctactgcccccaatccctcccagcatcagagtcttttccaatgagtcaactcttcgcacgaggtggccaaagtactggagtttcagctttagcatcagtccttccaaagaaatcccagggctgatctccttcagaatggactggttggatctccttgcagtccaagggactctcaagagtcttctccaacaccacagttcaaaagcatcaattcttcagcgcgcagccttcttcacagtccaactctcacatccatacatgaccacaggaaaaaccatagccttgactaggtg
Proteins encoded:
- the JUND gene encoding transcription factor jun-D; the protein is METPFYGDEALSGLGGGGSSSGGGGSFASPGRLFPGAPPTAAAGSMMKKDALTLSLSEQVAAALKPAAAPPPGPLRTDGAPGTAPPDGLLASPDLGLLKLASPELERLIIQSNGLVTTTPTSTQFLYPKVAASEEQEFAEGFVKALEDLHKQNQLGAGAASAAAAAGGPSGTAAGAAPPSELAPAAATPEAPVYANLSSYAGGTGSAGGAATVAFAAEPVPFPPPPPPGTLGPPRLAALKDEPQTVPDVPSFGESPPLSPIDMDTQERIKAERKRLRNRIAASKCRKRKLERISRLEEKVKTLKSQNTELASTASLLREQVAQLKQKVLSHVNSGCQLLPQHQVPAY